A DNA window from Anaerocolumna sp. AGMB13020 contains the following coding sequences:
- a CDS encoding helix-turn-helix domain-containing protein, which yields MNEILGFVNEKTKVLVILKENQLQIDGKNICPLNQQEIANLVSCGKLKVNQILKELIDDGYVEMLHTKGRYIVTDKGDGVLKKLSLR from the coding sequence ATGAATGAAATACTTGGCTTTGTAAATGAAAAAACAAAGGTATTAGTAATTCTAAAAGAAAACCAATTACAAATCGATGGAAAGAACATTTGTCCATTGAATCAGCAAGAAATAGCCAATCTGGTGTCTTGTGGGAAACTTAAGGTAAATCAGATATTAAAGGAATTGATTGATGATGGATATGTTGAAATGCTTCATACGAAGGGGCGGTATATTGTAACAGATAAAGGTGATGGGGTGTTAAAAAAGCTTTCACTTAGGTAG